GTGCTAGCGTCAGGACAGGCAAGCATGATTCGCCGGGTCCGCGAAATCAGGGTCGGCTCGCCGCGAGTATCGAAGTGAAGGCCGCATCGATATCGGCATTAATGGCAGCGCTCGCGCTTTCGCTGGCGCTGGCCGGTGGTGCCGCGGCTGACGACGATTCACCGCCGGCCGATCTGAGCAAGGCCGACCGCGCGATTATCGAACTCAACAAGGTCCTCGTCATTCCACAGAAATGCACCGAAACCGATGGCATGATGGCGTGCGATCCGAATGCCAACCTGCCCGAGGATGCCGATACTCCGGAACCTGGCAGCGCGCCGCCCTCCGCTGATGCGGATACCAGCGGCGAACCCGCTCCAGGTACGCCGCGAGCAATCGATGCCGACTCGAACGGAGCTGCAACTGCCGATCGCGATTCGACTTCACTGCCGAGTCTGACCGGCCCCGAACCCCCTGAGCCCGAGGCCGCGGGCGCACCCGCGGACATCTCGAATCCCGATGTCCCGATTCCCGACGATCAGCCCAACGATCCGACCACTACCGCATCGAACGACGGCCAGGCGATCGATCCCGAGTACGGCACGCTCGAGGACTACAAGCAGCAGCAGGACATGGTGATGGTTCCCGGACCCGAGGGCGTTGGAACGCTCTATGGCGGAACGGCCGCGACCTACTATCCATCATATCCCGTCTATCCAATGCCGGTCGGCGGTGCGTACGCGGCTGCCCGTATAACGACCAACACGTATCGGCCCCCGTTTGGACCGCCGGGACCGTGGCTCTCGTCGCCCACGCCATTTGGTCCCGCGCCGCATCTTGCGCCCGCTCCGCACACCTTCGGCTTTCCCCATCATTGAAAGGCGTTTCCGATCCGCGTCGCACTCGGGATATTATTCATCTTCCACCGCGCGCCGGTTTGCCGTATCTAGGCGACAAGGAATGCGATGCTGTTCACAATCGACGTCGGCAACAGTCACACGGTCATAGGCATCTACGAGGGCGACCGCCTGCTTCATCACTGGCGGCTGTCGACCGTCCGCGACCGCACGACTGACGAGCATGGTGCGACGCTCCACACGCTGTTATCAGCCCAGGGGCTCGAGCGCGCGATGCGCCCTGACGGCGTCGTGATCGCGTGCGTGGTTCCTCCCCTCAATGGGGTGATGGAACAGCTCGCCGAGCGCTATCTGCACTGCGAAGCGCTGATGGTTGGTCCGGGCATCAAAACCGGGATGCCGATTCTTTATGAGAATCCCAAGGAGGTTGGCGCCGATCGAATCGTCAATGCCGTCGCGGCATACGATCGTTACGGCTCGGCCTGCATCGTGGTGGATTTCGGAACGGCGACCACCTTTGACTACGTGACGGCCAAGGGCGAGTACGCCGGCGGCGCGATCTCGCCAGGGCTCGGCGTTTCGATGAACGCGCTAATCGAGCATGCGGCCAAGCTCTACCGCGTCGAGCTCGCGCGCCCGCGCGAGGCGGTCGGGCGCACAACGGTCGCCTCGATTCAGTCCGGATTGATCTTCGGTTATACGGCGCTCGTCGACGGACTCGTGAATCGAATTCGCCGCGAGCGCAATGAGAACGCGCGCGTGGTCGCGACCGGCGGCCTCGCGGAGTTGATCGCGCCCGAGAGCGAGACTATCGAGGAAGTCGATGAGTTCCTGACTCTGAAGGGCCTGAGACTGATATTCGATCGTAACCATCGCTAAGCGGAGACCATCTTGGAAAAGCAGGCCAACCGCGTCGTCACAGATTCGATGATCGGGCTCAAAATGCCCGAGTACGCGCGCCATTCTGATCGTGTCGCGACTGTTCTGGGAATGAATCCGAGCCCCTTCACGGGACCGGGGACCAATACCTGGATTGTCGGCACGAGCCGCAGTCCGATTCTGCTCGACACCGGGCAGGGCGTCGCCATCTATGTGGACCTGCTCGAAACCGCACTCAAGGAACTTTGCGATACACGCGAGATCGATCGTATCGTATTGACGCACGCGCATCCTGATCACCTGGGTGGCGTGCCGCAGGTTTGCGAGCGTTTCGGCGAGATGGAAGTCCTGAAGATGCCGTGGGAGGGACACGACCAGGCAGCGCGCGCGCCGATCTCCGCGATCGGCGATCAGTCGGTCGTCGAGACCGAAGGAGCGACATTGCGCGCTATATTTACCCCAGGACACGCACCTGATCATTTGTGCTATTATTTGGAGCAGGAACGGGCGTTGTTTACGGGTGACGTTGTGTTGGGCGCCGGAACCACGGTGATCCCGGATGGAACGGGCGACCTCGGCCAGTACATGGATTCGCTGCGGCGGCTTCTGGAACTCGATCTCGAAACGATTTATCCGGCACACGGTCCCGTGATAAAGAAGCCCAAAGAGAAGATTAGGGAATACATCGCGCACCGTGAGCTGCGCGAGCGTCAGGTTCTGGAGGCGCTTGGGAGTGAGCCGCTCGAAGTGATGGGCATCGTCAAGAAAATCTATGTCGATGTGCCCGAGTACCTGCATCCGGCGGCGGCCAGTTCGGTCCGATCGCATCTGAAGAAACTCGCGAAGGAGGGGCGCGTCGCGGAAAATGATCAGCGCTGGTGCCTCATTTAGGCGATCGCCCGCGCTTGCCTTCTCGATACTTGCTGGCGCATGCGCGCTAAGTATCGCCGTAGCTCCCTGGGCGCTCGCCCAGTCCGCGTCGCCATCTGACGCCGGTTTGCCCGCTGCTTCCGAGGCTTGGGCGACCGCCGCGGCGGCTGCATCTCCGGCGGCATCGCCCCCGGCTCGATCGATTTCCGCCAGTCCTTCCGCAGACAAGCTGACCTCCGCCGGGGCCTCGAACATGGTCGACACTCCTGCGGATTTGAATCCGAGCACCACCGAGATTCCTTCCGCTTCATCATCTGCGCCAAATCTGCCGTCCTCCTCGGGAGTGGCAGGGTTCGATAGTTCCAATTCGGGATCTCTCGCCACAACTCAGACTCAGGACAACGCGAATCAAGCCGAGATTGCCCGTTATGAAGCCGAGCAAAGCGGGATGCCTCAGCAGCCGCCACCCGGCTCGCTGCCGCAGTACCTGAGCGAGGAATCAGTCAGCTCGCCGATCGGCTTCGAGTTGCGCGAGGCGCGGCGCAAACTCTCCAGCGGCGAAGAGGCCGACGGCCTTCTCATCATCGATGTGAAGCAGGGAAGTCCAGCGGCGCAGGTCGGCTTGAAGCCTTACAAACACGGCGCCCACGACGTGCTGACGGGAGCGGCGATCGCTGGCGCGCTGTTTTTCCCGCCCGCGATCGCTCTCGTTCCGGTGCTCGACTTTACGCAGTTCGGCGAGAGCTACGACATGATCATCGGGGTCGATGGCTCGCGCGTATCGAACTTCCTTGACTTCGAAGATCGCACGCATGATCTGCAGCCCGGCGAGATCGTGTACCTGAGCGTCGTCCGCAACGGCAAGCGACTGCAGGTATCGGTGCCGGTGCCGCCAAATATCAGTTCGCTTACGTACTAGAATGGTTTGCCGATATCGGGATTTGCGATGCGTACCCTCGTAGACCGAATCCCGATTGCGGCGCGAATAGCGGTGACCGGACTCGCGATGCTGCTGGTCGCGGCGCTCGTCGTGCGTGCGATCGCGCGGGCCACCGAACAAGCCAAGGTCTCGCGCGCGGAGGCTGAGATCGCGATCCTGAAGCGCGCGCTTGATCGTTACTACTTCGACAACGGCGCCTACCCCACCGTGCTCGACGCGCTTTACAATCCAACCGCGCACAAATCTGCAAGTGGGCAGATCAAGTATGTCGGGCGCTACGTCTCCGACTTGCCCGAGCACGATCCATGGGGCAATCCCTTCTATTACGAAAGCGATGGCCAGATGTACGTGCTGAAATCGTTTGGCGCCGACGGCGTTCCAGGAGGCACCGGCAACAACTCCGATATCGTCGCTGACGCCAACATGACCTCCAGCGAATAGCAGAGCTTTACGAGCGCACCGGAATTTCCGTATATTCAGACCTTCGTCCGTCGATGAGAATTTCTCACGGCGAGTCGAGTTGGTTCAGTGAGTGCCTTCGTGGATCGAAGGCGAAGTAAATAGGGCTCGCGCCTGGATCCGTGGGTTTTCCGGACCGGGACTCCCGATGCTCGGGCACTCGAATCTATTTCGAGTCTGCTCCTCAGCGGGGTTGCCAGCGCGCGTCTGCCCCGCGTTTTTTGAGGGAGCAGATCAATGAATCACGACAAAATTCGTGTCCCGCACCTTGCGCGGATGAAGGCGGCGCGTGAGCCGATCACGATGCTCACGGCGTACGACTTTCCCTTCGCGCGAATCTTCGACGCCGCCGGCGTCGACCTCATGCTCGTCGGCGACAGCCTCGGCATGGCCGTGCGCGGCGAGGAAACCACGCTCGGCGTGACGATCGACGAGATCATCTATCACACGCGGATGGTGGTCCGGGCTCGCACGCGCGCGCTAGTCGTCGCCGACATGCCGTTTCTCTCCTACCAGGTGAGCGCCGAAGACGCACTGCGCAACGCCGGCCGCCTCATCAAGGAAGGCTCGGCCGAAGCCGTAAAACTCGAAGGCGGCGTCGCAGTTGCCGATACTGTCAGGCGCATCGCGGCGGTCGATATTCCCGTGATGGGACACATCGGTCTGACTCCACAATCTGTTCATCGCATGGGTGGGCATCGCGTGCAGGGCCGCAAGTCCGGTCGTGGCGCCGGATGCCGTGAGCGGCTGCTCGAAGACGCGCGTGCGCTCGAAGCCGCGGGCGCCTTTGCGATCGTAATCGAAGGCGTGCCGCCGTCGCTCGCGCGCGAAATCACCGGCGAACTCGCGGTTCCAACTATCGGCATCGGCGCCGGTCCCGGATGCGACGGGCAGGTGCTCGTGATGCACGACATGCTGGGCCTCAGCGAGTCGTTCATCCCGCGCTTTGCCAAGCCGTTCGCGAAACTCTGGCAGGACGCGTCCGCCGCCGCGGCGAGCTATGTGCGCGAGGTGCGCGAAGGCGCGTTTCCCGCGCCAGAACATTGCTATCGCGAAGGGAGGGCCGAGTGATGGACATTCTGAGAACTCCCGACGAGATGACGCGATACGCCGAAGCTGCGCGCATGTCCGGCGAGCGAATCGCCTTCGTACCGACGATGGGATTTCTGCACGACGGGCATGTCACGCTGATGCGCGAAGGACGGCGCAGGGCATCGGTGCTGGTCGCGTCGATTTTCGTCAATCCTACCCAGTTCGGACCGAGCGAAGATTTCGGCCGCTATCCGCGCGCGTTTGAGCGTGACTGCGAGTTGATGCAGACCGTGCCGGTCGACGCGGTCTTCGCACCCGAGCCCGCCGCGATGTACTCGCCCGATGCGCAGACCTGGGTCGAAGTCACCGAGATGACGCAGGGCCTCTGCGGAGCGCATCGCCCGGGCCATTTCCGCGGCGTCACGACCATCGTCGCCAAGTTGTTCAATATCGTGAAGCCGCACGTGGCGCTCTTCGGCGAGAAGGATTTCCAGCAGCTTCGCGCGATCCAGAAGATGGTCGCGGACCTGAACTTTGACGTCGAAGTCGTGCCGGTGCCGATCGCGCGCGAGAAGGACGGCCTCGCGATGAGCTCGCGCAACGCGTACCTCTCGCCCGCCGAGCGCGAACGTGCGCTTGCGCTAAGCCTTGCGCTGCGCGCGGCCCGCGAAACGCATCGCGAGGGCGCCTGCTGCGTCGAGCAGATCGTTCATTGCGCGCGCCGCGTGCTGCGCCGCACCGAAGGCGTCGAGATCGAGTACGTGTCGGCGGTCGATGCCGACACGCTTGCGCCTTATCCGCCGCTGACGCGCCCGATCCTGGTAGCGATCGCGGCGCGCGTCGGCCGCACCCGCCTCATCGACAACACCGTGCTCGAACCTGCTCTCACAGACGTTCACATCGAGGAACAGTAGATTGAAAAAGTAGCGACGCGGCCGTCCTTCCCGCAATTAAGAGGGCCGGCCGTGTTCAATTTAGAAGAACTGTGGCGCGAGCCGCACGGCTCGCGCATTTCAACGGCGGGCAGGCGCCCGCCCCACTAAATTTCAGAAATTTGGCTTCAGCCGCTCTCGACCAGACTGGCTGGCATCCACCGGGCCGCCATCGATTCCGTCATCCTGGGAGTCTGTGAATGTTTCGAGGCGCGCGATTTTTTGTGTCATCCCGAAGCGAAGCGATTTGCTCGTCCGTCATGGTGAGCGAAGTGAGCAGCGCGAACGAAGTCGAATCCATCTCGGACAGCGCCGCGTCAAGCGGCGCCTCGCGACCAATAAATAGGGTAGGAGCTTCGCGCGACGACTGGCACCGGCCCCTTCGGGGCCACCAAGATCTCTCGACTCCGCAGACTCCGCTCGAGACGACAGATAGGGGCATTGCTGTTGGCGACTAGACAGGATCCGGGTGAGGAATGACCTCGCCCGCTTTGCGGGCGAGGTCATTCGAGAGCGGGAGGTCACTCCACAGGGTCAGCTCGCCAGCGTTTGCTTCAGCTTGGCGCCTTCGCGTTTGCGGAAGCCTACCGCTACGCTGAGGCGCTCGAGATGCTGGTCGATCAGCTTGCCGCCCAGGCGCACGCGATGCTCGGCGAAGAACTGCTTCACTTCGTCTTCGCGGTCGAGCAGCGCGACGATCGCCTCGCACATCCGGGGCAGGGCGCTGTCGGGATACTTCTCGATCATCTGGCCCCAGTTGCGCTTGATGAAGTCCCACGCCTCGTAGCGGCAATGGGTGTTCAGCAGCAGCGAATGCATCAGGTATGGGGCGTTCTGCGTCCGCACCTGGCCGTCGATCGTCATCTCCATCGTTTTGGCGAGCAGGCCGCGATCGCGGAAGCCCGCCAGCGAAAACAGGTAGCGCTGCTCCTCCTGCGGCGTGCGCGGGGCGCGGAACTTGGCCTTGAATTCCTCGTAGCGCTTCGCATCACCGGTATACGACAGGATGTTAACGAGAGGCGTGATGAGGTCGCGATCGGCTGACGATGGATTGTCCTCGAAGCGCGCAAAGGTTTTCTGCGCGGTCTTTTGAATCTCCGGATCGTCGCCGAGCGTGCCGAGCGCGCCGATCAAGAGGCCGCGCAACTGGCGATCAAGCTCGCTCTCGCCCGGTTTCGCTTCCCATCCCATGCGCCCGAAGGCCGGGCTGGCGATGGCGCGAACGGCGGCCGCGATCGCGGGGCGATCACCTTCTTCGGCCAGCATATCGAGGTAGGAAAACGCGCCGAGCAGCGCGCGCCAGACGTTGATGTCGGTCTCGGCGGTGAAGATCCGCGCCATCTTGATGAATTCGCTGAGCGGCCCGACGCCCGCGACGGTCGCGGCCCACGTATCGCTCACCAGGCCGAAGCGCTCGATCGGCTTCAGCTCGCCGAGATTGCGAGTGATGCCCGCGAGCAGCGTCGGCGAATAGTGCACGCGATAGAATCCATGCCCGCCTTCGTTGGCCAGCGCCCATTCGAGCTTACCGGGCAGCTCAAGTGTCGCCTCGCGCGAAGTCAGCAGCATCCGATGCGTGCCGACGCCCTTGTCGGTCTTGACGCGAATCATCAGCGGCACATGCCAGAGCTGCTCGTTGGCCTCGGGCAGGTAGAAGAAGCGGCGCTGCGAAACCTTGAGTGAGCGGCCGTCCGCGGCCGCTTCGACTTCGACGATCGGAAAGCCGGGCTGGAAGATCCACGAGTCCATCATCTTGCGCGCGGGCTCGTGCGAGGCTTCTTCGAGCGCATCCCACAGATCGCTCGTCTCGGTATTGGCGAACTGATGCTTCTTCAGGTAGCGGCGAATACCGTCGCGGAACATCTCGGGGCGCAGGAACTGCTCGAGCATCCGCAGCACCGCCGCGCCTTTCTCGTAGGTGAGGATATCGAACATCGCGCGGCATTCTTCGGGGCTGTGCACCGTGAATTCGATCGGCCGCGTCGAGCGTAGGGCGTCGATCGCCATCGCCGCCGCGCGCGACACGGAGAAGCTGTCCCACCTTTTCCAGTGCGGCTTCCACGCATCGACCGCGAGCATTTCCATGAAGGTGGCGAAGGCCTCGTTGAGCCAGATGCCGTTCCACCATTTCATGGTGACGAGGTCGCCGAACCACATGTGCGCGTTCTCGTGCGATACGACATCGGCGACGCGCTCGAGCTCGGCGCGCGAGGCGCTTTGCTCGTCGGCGAGGAGCGCGGTCTCGCGGAAGGTGATCGCGCCCAGGTTTTCCATCGCGCCCGAAGCGAAGTCAGGAATCGCGAGCAGGTCGAGTTTGTCGCCGGGGTAGGGCAGGCCATAGTAATCGGCGAAATACTTGAGCGAGAAGACTCCGATCTGTTTCGCGAACTCCGTGAGGTTGTCCTTGCCGGGCACGTGCACGATGCGCAGCGGCGTGCCCGCATCAACGGGTGTCGTCGCGACGAACTCGCCGACGATAAACGCGACGAGGTAGGTCGACATCTTGATCGTTTCCTTGAAAACGATTTCTTTCTTGCCGCCGCCGAGTGCGCGTTCGCTCTCGACGCCGCCGTTGGAGAATGCGGCGAGGCCCTCGTCAATCACGAGCGTGACCTTGTAGCTCGCCTTGAGCTCCGGCTCGTCCCAGCACGGGAACGCACGGCGGGCATCGGTCGATTCGAATTGCGTGGTCGCTGCGGTATGCGATTTGCCGGCAGCGTCGTTGTACTGGCTGCGATAGAAGCCGTGGAGCTTGTCGTTGAGGATGCCGCGGAACTTGATGTGCAGCTTCCAGTCGCCGGTTTCGAGCGACGACGGGAACTTGAAGTGTGCGCGCTCGCGTGGACCTTCGAGCTCGATCTTGCCCTCGAGCGTTTTGCCGGCGCGCCTGGCGCTGACCTTGTCGATTTCAAGTTCGAGCGCATTGAGCAGGACTTCGCTGGTCGCCTCGTTGACGACGACGTCGATCGTCTCTTCGCCGGCGAAAGTAAAAGCTTTGAGATCGGGGGTGAGCTTGATGTCGTAGCGCTTGGGCGTGACGTTTTTGGGGAGGCGGTATTCGTGCGTCCTGTCCTGCAACGGCGCACCTTCCTGATCGCGCATCATGGTTCCTTCCTTGTGAAAAATCGGACTGAAAAACGGGCGCACGCGCCCTCGCCCAAGATTATTTCAATCCACCCGTTTGCGCGAGCGAATCACGGCAGACGGAGCGGGCGCTCCATCCATAGGACGTCCCAGTATTTGTCGAACTTGCGGCCATTCTCGGAGAATGCGCCGACGTTGTTGAAGCCGAAGCGGGCGTGGAGCGCGACCGATGCGTCGTTGGGTAGCGTGATCCCAGCGACGAGGCGGTTCAGGTCAGCGTCTTTGATCGCCTCGAAGAGCACGCCATACATCGTGGTGCCGAGGCCGCGCCCGGTCGTATCCGGCGCGCAATAGACCGTCACTTCGGCGGTGGTGTCGTAGGCGGCGCGATCGCGAAAGCGTCCCGTGCCGGCGAATCCGAGCACGCGGCCCGCTTCATCGGCGACGAACAGTTGATGGCGTCCGCCGGCGGTATGTTCGCGGAACCAGTCAGTGAAGCCTTCGACGGTGACGGGATCGATCGTGAAGGTGATGGGCGTGTGGATGACGTAGTGGTTGTAGATCTCGACGATCCCTGGCAGGTCGCCGATGCTGGCGGGACGAACGGTGATCGCAGCCACGACCCTTCCACCTTGGCGCGAAAACTAAGCTGTCGCGAGCTCCGCGAATGTCGTCAGCTTGATGCCGCGCGACACGATGCTCTCGCGCAGGCGACTGCTGGTCAAGATATCGACTTCGCGCTGCGCCGCGGGTGCCGGAGGGATGCCGCCGATGTCCTTCGCTGGATGGAAGTAAAGCTCGGTCGTGCCTTCAGGCAGGCGCGCGATGATCGCGGCGATGTAGTCCTCGTCGAGATTGCCGCTCTGGTGCAGTCCGAAGAGCCAATCGGTCGATTTGAGCCCGCGCTCGTGCATCATGCGGCGCGTGCGCCTGGAGAGCGAGCGAAAGATAACTGCCTCGACCATCTTGCGCGTGGCGTTGTCGCGCCTGAGGCGCAGCGTCGTGCCGACGCGCTCGCGGGGCAGCCGGATGCATGGCACCTTAAACTCGATGGCAAGCTCGACGAGGATGTCGGCGATCAGTGGATGCACATGAAAGTTGAGATGGCCGTCGATATGGTTCAGGCGTCCAACGAGCTCAAGATGACGTTCGACCTGCGCGCGCATCTCGGGCGCGATCTTGATGCGCATCGAGCGATCGAAGAAGTAGCGCATCCCCGCCACCACCGGGTTCTCGATGAAGTTGCCCGACGAATCGACCGCGCCGCGCATCGCAGCCGCGTCCAGGATCGCCCTGCCGCGGCATACCACCGCATGCAGCCCGACATCGAGCGCAGGATTGTCCTTTGCCGCCGCCGCTGCCTCGACGGCGTGTTGCTCCGCAACCATCAGGCTTGTGCTGGTGAGAATTCCCTCGCGATGCGCGAGGACTACAGCCGCATTCACTTCGGACGAGAGCCCAAAGTCGTCCGCATTGACGATGAGCTTCTTCAAAGCGTGCTCCCGCTCTGAAGCAAATACGAACCATTGAGGCTGCGATACTTGGGACGCAAAGGATTACCTGATTACCTATCGAGGCGGCTGGCCAATCTTGAACGACCAACGGTACGTCGTGGAATCCACCGCGATCGCAACCGTGTACGTTCGACCGGGTTTCAAGGGAGCGCGTGGAATGAGAACTGCCGCGAGCTTCTTGGCGAGCATGCGCCGGCCGATCTCCTGAACACGCTCGTCTGGGTTCGTGTACGACGATGCGTCGTAAGCGCAGGTCTCCAGCAGTTGGTCGCCGTCCATCAGAGAATACGAATCCAGCTTCACTCCGGCGGCGTCGTTCATGCTTTCGCCGAGCGAGAGCACGATCGGCAATCCGGTCGGCACCCTGTAACCGGCGCAGGGCGCGATTGGATTGTCGTACTCTCGCCCGCCATCGTATGAGCCCAAGAGAAACGCGCTGGCGGGTGGCGGAAAGAGAATCGGCGACCTGAGATACATTCGCGCGCTATCACCCAGTCCCCTGTCGGGATCATACGGATCGTAGTTGTAATTCGCAGCGGTGCGTTTGAA
The nucleotide sequence above comes from Candidatus Binataceae bacterium. Encoded proteins:
- a CDS encoding MBL fold metallo-hydrolase; protein product: MEKQANRVVTDSMIGLKMPEYARHSDRVATVLGMNPSPFTGPGTNTWIVGTSRSPILLDTGQGVAIYVDLLETALKELCDTREIDRIVLTHAHPDHLGGVPQVCERFGEMEVLKMPWEGHDQAARAPISAIGDQSVVETEGATLRAIFTPGHAPDHLCYYLEQERALFTGDVVLGAGTTVIPDGTGDLGQYMDSLRRLLELDLETIYPAHGPVIKKPKEKIREYIAHRELRERQVLEALGSEPLEVMGIVKKIYVDVPEYLHPAAASSVRSHLKKLAKEGRVAENDQRWCLI
- a CDS encoding M1 family metallopeptidase — its product is MRDQEGAPLQDRTHEYRLPKNVTPKRYDIKLTPDLKAFTFAGEETIDVVVNEATSEVLLNALELEIDKVSARRAGKTLEGKIELEGPRERAHFKFPSSLETGDWKLHIKFRGILNDKLHGFYRSQYNDAAGKSHTAATTQFESTDARRAFPCWDEPELKASYKVTLVIDEGLAAFSNGGVESERALGGGKKEIVFKETIKMSTYLVAFIVGEFVATTPVDAGTPLRIVHVPGKDNLTEFAKQIGVFSLKYFADYYGLPYPGDKLDLLAIPDFASGAMENLGAITFRETALLADEQSASRAELERVADVVSHENAHMWFGDLVTMKWWNGIWLNEAFATFMEMLAVDAWKPHWKRWDSFSVSRAAAMAIDALRSTRPIEFTVHSPEECRAMFDILTYEKGAAVLRMLEQFLRPEMFRDGIRRYLKKHQFANTETSDLWDALEEASHEPARKMMDSWIFQPGFPIVEVEAAADGRSLKVSQRRFFYLPEANEQLWHVPLMIRVKTDKGVGTHRMLLTSREATLELPGKLEWALANEGGHGFYRVHYSPTLLAGITRNLGELKPIERFGLVSDTWAATVAGVGPLSEFIKMARIFTAETDINVWRALLGAFSYLDMLAEEGDRPAIAAAVRAIASPAFGRMGWEAKPGESELDRQLRGLLIGALGTLGDDPEIQKTAQKTFARFEDNPSSADRDLITPLVNILSYTGDAKRYEEFKAKFRAPRTPQEEQRYLFSLAGFRDRGLLAKTMEMTIDGQVRTQNAPYLMHSLLLNTHCRYEAWDFIKRNWGQMIEKYPDSALPRMCEAIVALLDREDEVKQFFAEHRVRLGGKLIDQHLERLSVAVGFRKREGAKLKQTLAS
- the panC gene encoding pantoate--beta-alanine ligase; this translates as MDILRTPDEMTRYAEAARMSGERIAFVPTMGFLHDGHVTLMREGRRRASVLVASIFVNPTQFGPSEDFGRYPRAFERDCELMQTVPVDAVFAPEPAAMYSPDAQTWVEVTEMTQGLCGAHRPGHFRGVTTIVAKLFNIVKPHVALFGEKDFQQLRAIQKMVADLNFDVEVVPVPIAREKDGLAMSSRNAYLSPAERERALALSLALRAARETHREGACCVEQIVHCARRVLRRTEGVEIEYVSAVDADTLAPYPPLTRPILVAIAARVGRTRLIDNTVLEPALTDVHIEEQ
- a CDS encoding GNAT family N-acetyltransferase, whose protein sequence is MAAITVRPASIGDLPGIVEIYNHYVIHTPITFTIDPVTVEGFTDWFREHTAGGRHQLFVADEAGRVLGFAGTGRFRDRAAYDTTAEVTVYCAPDTTGRGLGTTMYGVLFEAIKDADLNRLVAGITLPNDASVALHARFGFNNVGAFSENGRKFDKYWDVLWMERPLRLP
- the hpnK gene encoding hopanoid biosynthesis-associated protein HpnK — encoded protein: MKKLIVNADDFGLSSEVNAAVVLAHREGILTSTSLMVAEQHAVEAAAAAKDNPALDVGLHAVVCRGRAILDAAAMRGAVDSSGNFIENPVVAGMRYFFDRSMRIKIAPEMRAQVERHLELVGRLNHIDGHLNFHVHPLIADILVELAIEFKVPCIRLPRERVGTTLRLRRDNATRKMVEAVIFRSLSRRTRRMMHERGLKSTDWLFGLHQSGNLDEDYIAAIIARLPEGTTELYFHPAKDIGGIPPAPAAQREVDILTSSRLRESIVSRGIKLTTFAELATA
- a CDS encoding PDZ domain-containing protein; protein product: MPQQPPPGSLPQYLSEESVSSPIGFELREARRKLSSGEEADGLLIIDVKQGSPAAQVGLKPYKHGAHDVLTGAAIAGALFFPPAIALVPVLDFTQFGESYDMIIGVDGSRVSNFLDFEDRTHDLQPGEIVYLSVVRNGKRLQVSVPVPPNISSLTY
- a CDS encoding type II secretion system protein GspG yields the protein MRTLVDRIPIAARIAVTGLAMLLVAALVVRAIARATEQAKVSRAEAEIAILKRALDRYYFDNGAYPTVLDALYNPTAHKSASGQIKYVGRYVSDLPEHDPWGNPFYYESDGQMYVLKSFGADGVPGGTGNNSDIVADANMTSSE
- a CDS encoding type III pantothenate kinase, which gives rise to MLFTIDVGNSHTVIGIYEGDRLLHHWRLSTVRDRTTDEHGATLHTLLSAQGLERAMRPDGVVIACVVPPLNGVMEQLAERYLHCEALMVGPGIKTGMPILYENPKEVGADRIVNAVAAYDRYGSACIVVDFGTATTFDYVTAKGEYAGGAISPGLGVSMNALIEHAAKLYRVELARPREAVGRTTVASIQSGLIFGYTALVDGLVNRIRRERNENARVVATGGLAELIAPESETIEEVDEFLTLKGLRLIFDRNHR
- the panB gene encoding 3-methyl-2-oxobutanoate hydroxymethyltransferase, with the translated sequence MNHDKIRVPHLARMKAAREPITMLTAYDFPFARIFDAAGVDLMLVGDSLGMAVRGEETTLGVTIDEIIYHTRMVVRARTRALVVADMPFLSYQVSAEDALRNAGRLIKEGSAEAVKLEGGVAVADTVRRIAAVDIPVMGHIGLTPQSVHRMGGHRVQGRKSGRGAGCRERLLEDARALEAAGAFAIVIEGVPPSLAREITGELAVPTIGIGAGPGCDGQVLVMHDMLGLSESFIPRFAKPFAKLWQDASAAAASYVREVREGAFPAPEHCYREGRAE